From a single Fusobacterium ulcerans ATCC 49185 genomic region:
- a CDS encoding adenylosuccinate synthase: MAGYVVVGTQWGDEGKGKIIDVLANKADYVVRFQGGNNAGHTVVVNGEKFVLHLLPSGMLHGNGKCIIGPGVVIDPKVLLQELDTLEAKGAKVDHLFISDRAHIIMPYHVRMDELCEENSGEHKIGTTKRGIGPCYADKINRVGIRAVDLLDMNIFADKLKRGLEAKNLVFTKIYGAEPLSFDAILEEYRGYADRLKHRIIDSIPEINKALDDDKLVLFEGAQAMMLDINYGTYPYVTSSSPTTGGVTTGAGVSPRKITKGIGVMKAYTTRVGEGPFVTELTDELGEQLRKTGFEYGATTGRPRRCGWLDLVVGKYAVDINGLTDIVITKIDVLSGLDTVKICVAYDIDGKRYTSVPASTEILSRAIPVYEELPGWKEDITQMKNYDELPENCKKYIKRMEEFLGCPVSVVSVGPDRTQNIHIREI; this comes from the coding sequence ATGGCAGGATATGTAGTAGTTGGTACCCAATGGGGAGATGAAGGAAAAGGAAAAATAATAGACGTTTTGGCAAACAAAGCTGATTATGTAGTTAGATTTCAAGGTGGAAATAATGCAGGACATACAGTAGTAGTAAATGGAGAAAAATTTGTATTACATTTATTACCATCTGGAATGCTTCATGGAAATGGAAAATGTATAATAGGACCAGGAGTTGTTATTGACCCTAAAGTTTTATTACAAGAATTGGATACACTTGAAGCTAAAGGAGCAAAGGTAGATCACCTATTTATTAGTGACAGAGCTCATATAATAATGCCTTATCATGTAAGAATGGATGAACTGTGTGAAGAAAACAGTGGAGAGCATAAAATAGGAACTACTAAAAGAGGGATTGGACCTTGCTATGCTGATAAAATCAACAGAGTAGGAATAAGAGCAGTAGATCTTTTAGATATGAATATTTTTGCAGATAAATTAAAAAGAGGTCTTGAAGCTAAAAATTTAGTATTTACTAAAATATATGGAGCAGAGCCTTTGTCATTTGATGCTATTCTTGAAGAATATAGAGGGTATGCGGATAGACTTAAACATAGAATAATAGATTCTATTCCTGAAATAAATAAAGCTTTAGATGATGATAAATTAGTTCTTTTTGAAGGAGCACAAGCTATGATGCTTGATATTAACTATGGAACATACCCATATGTTACATCATCTTCACCTACTACTGGAGGAGTAACTACAGGAGCAGGAGTATCTCCTAGAAAAATAACTAAAGGTATAGGGGTAATGAAAGCATATACAACAAGAGTTGGAGAAGGACCATTTGTAACTGAGCTTACAGATGAACTTGGAGAACAGTTAAGAAAGACTGGATTTGAATATGGAGCAACTACTGGAAGACCTAGAAGATGTGGATGGTTAGACCTTGTAGTAGGAAAATATGCTGTAGATATCAATGGACTTACAGATATAGTTATTACTAAGATAGATGTTCTTAGCGGACTTGATACTGTAAAAATATGTGTAGCATATGATATAGATGGTAAAAGATATACATCTGTTCCAGCATCTACAGAAATATTGAGCAGAGCAATTCCTGTATATGAAGAATTACCAGGATGGAAAGAAGATATTACTCAAATGAAAAATTATGATGAGCTTCCAGAAAATTGTAAGAAATATATTAAG